Within the Acidobacteriota bacterium genome, the region GAGGGAGCACGACGGTTCCACGGACCATCTGATCCGCGTGCTTGGGATCGACGCCCAGACGGAGAGTCACTTCGACAGTCTCGTCGAACTTCGCGAATTTAACCTTTTGGAGGAGAGGCACTGCTTCGTCGAGCTTGTAAGGACGGGACTCGACGGCCGCGCGGGCCTTAGTGATGTTCTTTCCTGCTTTTCTCATTTGTCCTGTCTCCCACCGCACATGCGCTGTTCTGCATGACCGTAGTGTTTGCGACGAGTAGCCGCGTGCGCAGCTACCAAGCTTCTATGCTACCACTTCTATGCCCATGGAACGGGCGGTGCCCTTAATGGTCTTGATTGCCGAGTCAAGACTTGCGGCGTTTAGATCGGGCATCTTCTGCTTGGCGATATCGGAAACTTGCTTCTCGGTGACCTTGCCAACCTTGTCTTTATTCGGAGAGCCCGACCCCTTCGCCACGGCCGCGGCTCGCTTCAGCAGCACCGAAGCTGGCGGTGTCTTCGTGATAAACGTAAATGAGCGGTCCGTGTAAACCGTTATGACTACGGGGATGATCAGACCTTCCTGGTCCTTGCCGCTGGTCTTTGCATTGAACTGCTTGCAGAACTCCATAATGTTGATCTGCGCCTGACCGAGCGCCGGGCCTACGGGCGGAGCCGGAGTAGCCTTGCCCGCGGCAATCTGGAGTTTTACTTGTGTTTGTACTTTTTTCGGCGGTGCCATTGTTCAATTTCTCGCTTCTTCGGATTTCTCGTTATGCAACTCTTCCGGATTTCGAACTAATTCTCGTATATCGCGGGATTGCGTGATCGCGTCATTGAATGAGTAAAAGCGTTAAGCTTCTTACTTCACCCGAGCACCCGATGGCCCGATCACCCGATTGCTACGCCACTTTCTCTACCTGTCCAAACTCCAGTTCTACTGGTGTAGCACGGCCGAAGATTGTGACCATGATCTTCAGCGTCTCGCGATCCTCATTCACCTCATCCACGACACCATTGAAGTTCGCAAATGGACCATCGGTAATACGAACTGATTCGTTCTTCTCGAATTTGACCTTTAGCCTGGGTTTGTCTTTTCCGATATTTACTCGATAGACGATCTGGTTAACTTCTTCTTCGGAGAGCGGTGTCGGATCGTTCGCTGTTCCAACAAATCCTGTAACTTTCGGAGTGGACTTCACGACTTGCCAAACGTGATCACCCTCGCCACCCGTGCCACCAGCTCTGAATCCCGTGAGGTCCATCTCAACCAGCACATAGCCGGGATAGAACATGCGTTCACTGGTGTACTTCTTCCCGTTTCGGACTTCCGTGACAGCCTCAGTAGGGATCAGCACGCGGCCAATCTTCTCTTGCAATCCAAACGCCTGAATGCGCGATTCGAGCGACTCTTTCACTTTGCGCTCAAAGCCGGAATAGGCGTGGATGATGTACCACTTCATGTTGGGATTGCGGGGCTGTTCAGACGCCTGCACGCCCTCAGCGGGTGGTGGCGCTTGCATCGTTGCGTCGCTCTTGGTTTCTTCTGCCATCATAATTCCAGCCGATCCTCCGGCCCGCACCTCTACGTTATTCCTAGCGGACGAGCTTCAACAGGTGGCTCAGCCCGAACTCGATCACCTTATCGACCACTTCAAAATAAGCGGCAAAGACGAAGACAGTAATAATGACCACTGTGGTCGTCGCCTGAACTTCCTTGCGTCCGGGGTAGTTGACCTTCTTCATCTCGGCGCGGACGTCGTCGAGGAACTCTTTGGTGCGATCAGGCCAGGCCTTTAGCCGCTGGCCAAGATTGTCGTCGTCCGCCACCGTTGTGGCTTTCACTCGCTTAATTTCCGTACTACCCACGTGATACCTGCTTCCTTCTTCGCGCTACAACAAATCTCTGGCAGGGGCGGAGGGATTCGAACCCCCAAGTCCGGTTTTGGAGACCGGCAGTTTAACCGTTGAGCTTACGCCCCTACAAAACCGGCTCTCGGCTTTCAGCTCTCGGCTGTCCGGCGTAACACCATTCTGTCACATTGGCCGAATACTGAGCGCCGACTGCCGAATGCCTACTTCGTCTCTTTATGCGACGTGTGCTTGCGGCAGAACTTGCAGAACTTGTTCATCTCGATGCGACCCGTTGTCGTCTTCTTGTTTTTGGTTGTCGAATAGTTACGGTTCTTACAATCACTGCACTGCAGAGTAATGATTTCTCTCATGATCCTTATTTCACATTCTCCAACTCTTGCGGAGTTGGCATTAATTCCTGCACATCAAATCCGCGGGACGAGAAGATCAGCGCAAACAACATCTTGAGCCGCCGCGAATCCTCAATGCGTCGGCCATCTTCGAAAACCAGCTTCCGGACCTCCTCACCCTGATCGGTCCGGAGGGCAAATAGAGCTAATTCGGCCTGATCTTCCTTCCGCGACTCCCAACCAACAAACCTCGCCAGGTATTCGTCGGTGCCACAGGCGACCTTCATGTCATACAAATTTGTCTGCAGCCTCGAAAGATCGA harbors:
- the rpmG gene encoding 50S ribosomal protein L33: MREIITLQCSDCKNRNYSTTKNKKTTTGRIEMNKFCKFCRKHTSHKETK
- the rplK gene encoding 50S ribosomal protein L11, which produces MAPPKKVQTQVKLQIAAGKATPAPPVGPALGQAQINIMEFCKQFNAKTSGKDQEGLIIPVVITVYTDRSFTFITKTPPASVLLKRAAAVAKGSGSPNKDKVGKVTEKQVSDIAKQKMPDLNAASLDSAIKTIKGTARSMGIEVVA
- a CDS encoding preprotein translocase subunit SecE — translated: MKATTVADDDNLGQRLKAWPDRTKEFLDDVRAEMKKVNYPGRKEVQATTTVVIITVFVFAAYFEVVDKVIEFGLSHLLKLVR
- a CDS encoding transcription termination/antitermination factor NusG, whose translation is MQAPPPAEGVQASEQPRNPNMKWYIIHAYSGFERKVKESLESRIQAFGLQEKIGRVLIPTEAVTEVRNGKKYTSERMFYPGYVLVEMDLTGFRAGGTGGEGDHVWQVVKSTPKVTGFVGTANDPTPLSEEEVNQIVYRVNIGKDKPRLKVKFEKNESVRITDGPFANFNGVVDEVNEDRETLKIMVTIFGRATPVELEFGQVEKVA